A window of the Theileria parva strain Muguga chromosome 2, complete sequence, whole genome shotgun sequence genome harbors these coding sequences:
- a CDS encoding Guanylate-binding protein domain protein — translation MQLTIKSLVLLAILLLKSLNTNVAYPVIGGFLSSSNLVKCNKVENDSLDINSQLNLEVLSQKSTLHTQTVDSNVLNKTNANYTPKIKHNKQYEFEDILCFSDDLELGEPLQLVYPNDDHTELLVDPEVLNFLKTVPKPIYPVAVVGPVNSGKSFLLNLLNDNVLCKSVLVKDLESCKPNLDNLSNLNFQKSFNSETGSSTFKVSKTPEPETFGIWVYSKPLKISKTRLQERIQNYHEAEKVDECSLKSKKPRESVYQHSKLSRIKSDPYDDEALADTVNVLLFDVEGFNSHKNIFRYDEAIFSIVSLICSEIVYLSPRTLNSSDLLLMEDLIKCSLQSKISNLYKIYTGLEGFEHENEEIFQYFFKMFENKNLTFLVNEFKFTQEQAFSNLVNLLRSPRRDLPLHEFFFYKNQKLNIGNYDFRADFVRKIKPKIDKDSRDKLPVKKDSSHPKDEQPSRTDKNVCTTDSLEQIEVNFSRFGYIFHMMFNSVNVSTLPSTSSHLFNTLFHTNDNNGLKNNEPNGVVKYFERLGHFKFELFLRALRNPLLKHCSVDESTSTCHMSGSDLAEIVNFSMKILSMNKFYKLATDLTTGDFGKITENDAFDRLVKVLRLSRLLMIQNDLSHNYKDILMKFVTGKKYHIDLENLDQPVKEVVKNSVDHVVKNSVDHVVNKSVKEVVDGGRKASELVRKRPIPSMSLFEKYSFKLRNEFLELMLKTFENEGLSTDFKDSWSALASEFDSFSEEASEKLSETIKEHCGRVSEKVFGVLDERVEQVRLPALPSKLKFLHFFKDEFKRRFILLVDSEEAEYDDSEPQTYDNLIESKKAHSLFYDSVCESVFSDYLTRLDDKIAGLLDTNQKMIDHHFSSVYNKALNHFKFNFSQVEENYELPIEEPLARSTTLVKEAQNILMTHLGEFHALEFLVSEVKNKLNMALTQELEVFKTNYHNRCLQKLDNMHSHYLDNYPVFLNRFAPLPTSPELIHMYHEYVKHVSREEFFRVYCTEYMDLDKRQTKLEQKLNDKLKEMLAENVRIASEALESDFLEIDRYLMTQVKKSKFYNYFRYNAKRYVSYKMTPKFVYAKLNLDPNQLSLRCPIESLGLKVLYNPDSRKIMVRKGPTPEKQGFNKRYSSDSYRTSIGIKPGSESDFNFESLRDKLIRMNRTNIHFKFVDGIVDRYMDTHMIQFKKMFLNTHCKAIVLVCSIILLGLSTLSFSLAQKGFDRLFFAILGFISYSFLVGMETTKRNVKKFFLFLKKVLKKVMLAFLKVLKQLLSKLFSLLARCITKLFMKLGFMYTFLIGFLSAASLYVYSKYLSYKRKKSQEYCDIKVPVKFIKQLK, via the coding sequence ATGCAGTTAACAATTAAATCACTGGTTCTTCTTGCAATTCTACTCCTGAAAAGTCTCAACACCAATGTAGCATATCCTGTTATCGGCGGATTTCTTTCATCTTCCAATCTtgtaaaatgtaataaagttgaaaatgattcCCTGGATATAAATTCACAGCTAAATCTAGAGGTTTTATCGCAAAAGTCAACACTACACACACAGACCGTTGATTCCAATGTATTAAACAAGACAAATGCAAACTACACaccaaaaattaaacacaATAAACAATATGAATTTGAAGATATACTTTGTTTTTCAGATGACCTCGAGTTAGGGGAACCGCTCCAACTCGTTTACCCCAACGACGATCACACTGAACTCCTGGTTGATCCTGaggttttaaattttttaaagacAGTCCCAAAACCAATTTACCCAGTGGCAGTTGTGGGCCCAGTTAATTCCGGCAAGAGTTTCCTGTTAAACCTTTTAAACGACAATGTTTTGTGTAAAAGCGTGTTAGTTAAGGATTTAGAATCCTGTAAACCAAACTTGGATAATTTAAGCAATTTAAACTTTCAAAAGAGCTTTAACTCAGAAACGGGTTCCAGCACGTTTAAGGTGTCTAAAACACCGGAACCTGAAACTTTTGGAATTTGGGTGTACTCTAAACCACTAAAAATTAGCAAAACCCGTTTACAGGAGAGGATCCAAAACTACCATGAGGCTGAGAAAGTTGATGAGTGTTCACTTAAGAGTAAGAAACCCAGAGAGTCTGTTTACCAACACTCGAAATTATCAAGAATCAAGTCAGATCCCTATGACGACGAAGCTTTAGCTGATACTGTAAATGTATTACTATTTGACGTTGAGGGCTTTAACAGTCACAAGAATATATTTAGGTACGATGAGgcaattttttcaataGTTTCGCTAATATGTTCAGAGATTGTGTATCTGTCACCCAGGACCCTAAACTCCTCAGATTTGTTACTGATGGAGGATCTGATCAAATGCTCACTCCAGTCAAAGATAtcaaatttgtataaaatatacactGGTTTGGAAGGCTTTGAGCATGAAAATGAGGAAATATTTCAGtacttttttaaaatgttcgAGAACAAGAATCTTACATTTTTGGTTAACGAGTTTAAATTCACACAAGAGCAGGCTTTCAGTAATTTGGTAAACTTGCTAAGATCACCCAGAAGAGACTTGCCACTACACGAGTTCTTCTTTTACAAAAACCAGAAACTTAACATCGGAAACTATGATTTCAGAGCAGATTTTGTAAGGAAAATTAAGcctaaaattgataaagaCAGTAGAGATAAGTTACCAGTCAAAAAGGATTCCTCACATCCCAAAGATGAACAACCTAGTAGAACTGATAAGAATGTTTGTACCACAGATTCACTGGAACAAATCGAAGTGAACTTCAGCAGGTTCGGATACATTTTCCACATGATGTTCAACTCCGTCAACGTTTCAACACTTCCAAGCACTTCATCACACCTTTTCAACACTCTTTTCCATACCAATGATAATAACGGCttgaaaaataatgaacCAAATGGTGTTGTCAAGTATTTTGAGAGACTGGGGCATTTTAAGTTTGAGCTGTTTTTGCGAGCGTTAAGAAACCCACTCCTAAAGCACTGTTCAGTAGATGAGTCAACATCAACCTGTCACATGTCAGGAAGTGACTTGGCTGAGATTGTTAACTTCAGTATGAAAATACTTTCAATGAACAAGTTTTACAAACTCGCAACTGATTTGACCACAGGTGATTTTGGGAAGATTACCGAAAACGACGCATTTGATAGGCTTGTGAAGGTGCTTAGACTTTCCAGACTACTCATGATCCAGAATGATTTATCCCACAACTACAAGGATATCCTCATGAAGTTTGTTACCGGTAAAAAATATCACATTGACCTGGAAAATTTGGATCAACCTGTGAAAGAAGTTGTGAAAAATTCTGTGGATCATGTTGTGAAAAATTCTGTGGATCATGTTGTGAATAAATCTGTGAAAGAAGTTGTGGATGGTGGTAGAAAGGCATCAGAACTGGTAAGGAAACGCCCGATACCGAGTATGAGTTTGTTTGAAAAGTACAGCTTCAAGTTGAGAAACGAGTTCCTAGAGCTGATGTTAAAGACCTTTGAGAATGAAGGGCTATCAACAGACTTTAAAGACTCATGGTCAGCATTGGCGAGTGAGTTTGACAGTTTCTCAGAAGAAGCGTCAGAAAAGCTTAGTGAAACAATAAAGGAACACTGCGGAAGAGTGTCAGAAAAAGTATTTGGAGTACTTGACGAGAGAGTGGAACAAGTGAGATTGCCAGCGCTACCAAGCAAGttgaaatttttacactttttcAAAGACGAGTTCAAGAGAAGATTCATACTACTGGTGGATTCAGAGGAGGCTGAGTATGACGATTCGGAGCCTCAAACATATGATAACCTGATAGAAAGTAAGAAGGCacattcattattttatgacAGTGTGTGTGAGTCGGTGTTTTCAGATTACTTGACCAGGTTAGATGATAAGATTGCAGGCCTGCTTGACACTAACCAGAAGATGATAGATCATCATTTCAGCTCAGTGTACAACAAGGCACTGAACCattttaagtttaactTTAGCCAAGTTGAAGAAAACTATGAGTTACCAATAGAGGAGCCCTTGGCTAGGAGTACAACTCTGGTTAAAGAAGCCCAAAACATCCTGATGACTCACTTGGGTGAGTTCCACGCTCTTGAGTTTTTGGTTTCCGAGGTTAAAAACAAGTTAAACATGGCACTAACTCAGGAATTGGaagtttttaaaacaaattatcataACAGGTGTCTTCAGAAGCTGGACAACATGCACTCTCACTATCTGGATAATTACCCTGTTTTCCTGAATAGATTTGCACCACTGCCAACAAGTCCTGAACTCATCCACATGTACCACGAATACGTGAAACACGTCTCTAGAGAGGAGTTTTTCAGAGTCTACTGCACAGAATACATGGATCTCGATAAGCGGCAGACCAAGCTTGAGCAGAAGTTGAACGATAAGTTGAAGGAGATGCTGGCTGAAAATGTCAGAATAGCATCTGAGGCACTGGAGTCTGATTTTCTGGAGATTGACAGATATTTAATGACTCAAGTAAAGAAATCAAAGTTCTACAACTACTTTAGATATAACGCCAAGAGATATGTAAGTTACAAAATGACTCCAAAGTTTGTGTATGCAAAGTTGAACCTGGACCCAAACCAATTATCACTAAGGTGTCCAATTGAGTCTCTGGGATTAAAAGTGCTTTATAACCCAGATTCGAGGAAAATTATGGTTAGAAAAGGGCCTACACCAGAAAAACAAGGATTTAACAAAAGGTATTCAAGTGATTCTTACAGGACCAGTATTGGAATAAAGCCAGGGTCAGAGTCTGACTTCAACTTTGAGTCGCTTAGGGATAAACTAATAAGAATGAACAGAACTAATATTCACTTCAAGTTTGTTGATGGCATAGTTGACAGGTATATGGACACTCACATGATTCAGTTTAAGAAGATGTTCCTGAATACGCACTGCAAGGCTATTGTGCTGGTGTGTAGCATTATACTTCTGGGTTTATCTACTTTATCATTCTCGCTGGCTCAAAAAGGCTTTGATAGGTTATTTTTTGCAATCTTAGGATTTATTAGCTACTCATTTCTAGTTGGCATGGAGACCACAAAGAGAAATGTTAAGAAATTTTTcttatttttgaaaaagGTTCTCAAGAAGGTAATGCTGGCCTTTTTAAAGGTGTTGAAGCAACTCCTGAGTAAACTCTTCTCACTGCTGGCTAGATGCATTACGAAGCTTTTCATGAAACTTGGATTCATGTACACGTTTCTAATTGGGTTCTTATCCGCAGCCTCTCTCTACGTTTACTCGAAATACCTCTCGTACAAACGGAAAAAGTCTCAGGAGTATTGTGACATCAAGGTCCCAGTCAAATTCATCAAACagttaaaataa
- the CAJ1 gene encoding X-domain of DnaJ-containing family protein, which produces MDDKNKGSETSTEAKKDDRTFYSDIWDFLSSSTSQITDLFQFGEKDETYSLTEDYESSKKLFDNYVKRIKDNLSSGDTSGSDSKINGNDKKRTGKCVNTKLYDILEVSPNATNTQIKSSYRKLALKYHPDKNTSPDAKKKFQEIGEAYRILVDDVSREKYDNTGSTDMFDMSDMDIEIDVPLFFIMLFGCDLLDEYVGPMKFEHIFKYSKGFSKKSPTQNPGSMLSSFFQPPGQLSNSTALVMQSDDISNYVNTLQKYREARLATLLRDRITECINLNKIPDTLVQFIESACNEMYVDLFVTSIGWVYENCADSYMSEVDSFMGLGATYSNLQSIGRNLNNGYNIIKSGFNVLSVINQNKSMFLKRIESEQMNFEETAEKKKILFESFEACLDCFMTYLIYDIENTVKEACFKVCKDHDVDQKTRIQRACFMRNLGIRMQEIAESVRAKKGGSKADFTKLIQDTYVKMKVKSDKQN; this is translated from the exons ATGGATGATAAGAACAAAGGGTCCGAAACTAGCACAGAAGCTAAGAAAGATGATAGAACATTTTACTCAGATATTTGGGATTTCCTATCCTCAAGCACATCTCAAATCACAGATTTATTCCAGTTTGGAGAGAAAGATGAGACTTACTCACTAACCGAAGATTACGAATCTTCTAAAAAGTTATTTGACAATTACGTCAAGAGAATTAAAGATAATTTGAGCTCCGGTGATACTTCTGGATCAGACTCTAAAATAAACggaaatgataaaaaacgtactggaaaatgtgttaatacTAAGTTATATGACATCCTGGAGGTGTCACCAAATGCCACAAATACTCAAATTAAATCGAGTTATCGTAAACTTGCACTAAAGTATCATCCGGATAAAAACACCAGCCCGGATGCCAAGAAGAAATTTCAAGAAATAG gtgAGGCCTATCGTATCCTTGTTGATGACGTATCAAGAGAGAAGTATGATAATACCGGGTCTACAGATATGTTTGACATGTCTGACATGGATATAGAAATCGATGTCCCGCTATTCTTCATCATGCTATTTGGCTGCGATTTACTTGATGAATACGTTGGTCCAATGAAGTTTGAgcatatttttaaatacaGTAAAGGTTTTTCTAAAAAGTCACCCACTCAAAATCCGGGTTCAATGTTGTCCAGTTTCTTCCAGCCACCAGGACAACTAAGTAATTCCACAGCTTTAGTTATGCAGTCTGATGATATTTCTAATTACGTAAATACTCTGCAAAAGTACAGAGAGGCTAGACTAGCCACTCTTCTGAGGGATAGGATAACAGAGTGCATAAATCTTAACAAGATCCCAGACACTCTTGTCCAATTTATTGAGTCTGCATGTAATGAGATGTACGTGGACCTATTCGTGACTTCAATTGGCTGGGTTTATGAGAATTGCGCCGACAGTTACATGAGTGAGGTTGACTCATTCATGGGACTAGGAGCAACTTACTCAAATTTGCAGTCAATCGGTAGAAATTTGAATAACGGatacaatattatcaaGTCGGGTTTCAACGTCCTGAGTGTTATTAACCAAAATAAAAGCATGTTCCTTAAGAGGATAGAGTCTGAGCAAATGAACTTTGAGGAAACCGCTGAGAAGAAGAAAATACTCTTCGAGAGTTTTGAGGCTTGTTTGGACTGTTTCATGACTTACCTGATATATGATATTGAAAACACTGTGAAGGAGGCCTGCTTCAAGGTGTGTAAGGACCATGATGTGGACCAGAAAACTAGGATCCAGCGCGCCTGCTTTATGAGAAATCTCGGCATTAGGATGCAGGAAATTGCCGAGTCTGTAAGGGCTAAAAAGGGCGGATCCAAAGCTGACTTTACCAAACTTATCCAAGACACGtatgtaaaaatgaaaGTTAAATCTGACAAgcaaaattaa
- the Alg13 gene encoding Glycosyltransferase family 28 domain protein, producing the protein MPKESSDGSRTVLVTVGTSSFDSLIRRVDEEDFQQELKSLGYTNVIYQIGIGKYYPKTSILPIVVKQYLDNFTEYVKNADLVISHLGSGNLLEVFSHQKYAVFVPNPDVAGNHQIELLHVLDHKFISDLDSLKEKVKNPGKGTGNFFPKLLPKTEFNSFLTSILTSKI; encoded by the coding sequence atgcCCAAGGAATCTTCCGATGGATCAAGGACTGTTCTTGTTACAGTTGGCACTTCAAGCTTCGATTCTTTGATAAGGAGAGTGGATGAAGAAGATTTTCAACAAGAACTAAAGAGTTTAGGATATACAAACGTGATTTACCAAATTGGCATAGGGAAATATTACCCTAAAACCTCCATACTACCAATAGTAGTAAAGCAATACTTAGATAACTTCACTGAATATGTCAAAAACGCAGATCTAGTAATCTCACATTTGGGCTCTGGTAATCTTCTAGAGGTCTTTAGCCACCAGAAATACGCAGTTTTTGTCCCAAACCCTGATGTTGCAGGTAATCATCAGATAGAACTTTTACATGTTCTAGACCATAAATTCATATCTGATCTTGATTCTTTAAAggaaaaagttaaaaatcCAGGCAAAGGCACTGGTAACTTTTTCCCAAAACTACTTCCCAAAACTGAATTTAACTCCTTTCTAACCTCAATTTTAACTTCAAAAATATGA
- the crop gene encoding LUC7 N_terminus family protein → MDQIRATLAELMGKYEQKEDLDSTKSFTDPDVCRQYLTGICPHDLFENTKFYMGECSRLHSEKLRERYQNERKNHFYGYELETLKIIQPMIDDCDKKIAKGKARVEEDLVRRKTLDPMIIEETKKIDKQIQSRMARADELGRNGEVEESFKIVEEVELLKRTKLEMLEKAGDASYQSRLKPCDVCGALLSATDSDRRLTEHYSGKIHVGFQKLRDMSKTLSAYIQENRHKLNGRRNDSRESLGERRTSKSESTSSPRSKSDRSYREGSRSYGDGSTSFRESSRSYGEGSRSFTERSDHRDRRRSYNDRSDRRERENYRRRSRTRSRTRSRSRSRSRSRSKSRDRRHK, encoded by the exons atggaTCAAATAAGGGCAACGCTGGCTGAGTTAATGGGCAAATATGAGCAAAAGGAAGACCTGGATTCCACCAAGTCGTTCACAGACCCTGATGTTTGCAGACAATATCTCACAGGAATATGCCCACACGACCTATTTGAAAACACC aaattcTACATGGGAGAATGTAGCAGATTACACTCCGAAAAACTCAGAGAAAG atATCAGAATGAGAGGAAGAACCATTTTTATGGCTATGAGTTGGAGACTTTGAAGATTATACAGCCTATGATTGACGACTGTGACAAGAAAATCGCCAAGGGAAAGGCTCGG gTTGAGGAGGATTTGGTCAGAAGGAAAACTTTAGATCCAATGATAATTGAAGAAACTAAGAAAATAGACAAGCAAATTCAGTCCCGAATGGCTCGG GCGGATGAGCTTGGTAGGAATGGTGAGGTTGAGGAGTCCTTCAAAATAGTTGAGGAGGTTGAACTTCTCAAAAGAACGAAGCTGGAAATGCTAGAAAAAGCTGGTGATGCCAGTTATCAATCCAGACTCAAACCATGTGACGTTTGTGGAGCTCTTCTATCGG CTACGGATAGTGATAGGCGATTGACGGAGCATTACAGTGGGAAAATACATGTTGGATTTCAGAAATTAAGAGATATGTCAAAGACACTATCAGCATACATCCAAGAAAATAGACATAA gttGAATGGCAGAAGAAATGATTCTAGGGAATCTTTGGGTGAAAGAAGAACTAGTAAATCAGAATCAACATCCTCACCAAGAAGTAAAAGCGATCGTAGTTACAGAGAAGGCTCCAGGAGTTACGGAGATGGTTCTACGAGCTTCAGAGAAAGTTCAAGGAGTTATGGTGAAGGTTCAAGGAGTTTTACTGAGAGGAGTGATCACAGGGACAGAAGAAGAAGTTACAATGATAGAAGTGATCGCAGAGAACGGGAAAATTACAGAAGAAGGTCTAGAACTAGGTCACGAACAAGGTCAAGATCTAGATCTAGATCTAGATCTAGATCAAAATCCAGGGATCGCAGGCATAAGTGA
- the SKIV2L2 gene encoding DSHCT (NUC185) domain protein → MVDPLSMFDVFETGDQQEEVEDCSNPLKQARNDNFPNSHFNNNEEDYNVNNYEDDYEFNHLTSPLTSDVKIEKIHSSYNCSHYRVAPVESKYTPKKITTFAKKYPFTLDEFQKRSIESLERDESVLVCAHTSAGKTVVAEYAIAMGLRDGHRIIYTSPIKALSNQKYRNLSDEFVDVGLMTGDVTLNPNASVMVMTTEILRSMLYRGSEIVQEMKCVIFDEVHYMRDLERGVVWEETIILIPNKVNLVFLSATIPNYLEFSEWITRIKRIPCNVISTDYRPVPLNHYLYMSGAEGIYLILDENNNFKSTNYNKCLSGGSQSNSRDKETSSRDKRRITSTFKDIENIVKLCFDKNLTPCIIFSFSKSDCETSATAVRHLDMTSDEEKKLIDEIYKNAMATLSEQDRLLPQNLFMLPLLKKGIGIHHGGLLPIIKEIIEILFQESLLKVLFSTETFSMGLNMPAKTVVFTKMKKWDGREVRYISSGEYIQMAGRAGRRGLDTIGVVIIMLDKSDVLIDEEVKKIFLGKPLNLDSTFHLGYNMLLNLMRIEDTTPEYLIERSFMQFQVKNKSVEISSKLKESKIKLETLRSEFDSGLFLHMSSLEDNKEKLEKLTEKSSDIVMSDTKSLNYLNYGRLVYVKNDQIWGWAICISPPKLKLNNPKNLKRYYFDCLYQERMKGDVVYPSTERTWGRFEVKALPIDTIKKMSQVRITIHEKVDTESQNFQNSMINKFEQLSKHIQTLGQFPLLHPVEHMKINNPDLTTLLSEMDRLMNEINASPLPLREDYKDLSSRFSEYSRVRKETEELETQLKECTQIIMKDELRHMKSVLRKLEYVDQFGTVTIKGRIACEINATDELLVSELFLRNFFENMEPEHICASLSCLVNDDRKEGKPPTELKLIEAYNKIREIATEIVDVMIDCGIVVDEAEYVNRLRPTLMSVVYRWAKGDPFIEILADSSVFEGSVIRCIRRLDELLRQLACASRNIGNMTMEQIFLTCISKLKKGIAFTSSLYL, encoded by the exons atggTAGATCCGCTTTCCATGTTCGATGTCTTCGAAACTGGAGATCAAC aGGAAGAAGTGGAAGATTGTTCAAATCCCTTGAAACAGGCTAGAAATGATAATTTCCCGAATTCACACTTTAATAACAATGAGGAAGattataatgttaataactATGAGGACGATTATGAGTTTAATCACTTAACCTCCCCGCTTACAAGTGatgttaaaattgagaAGATCCACTCCTCGTACAACTGTTCTCACTACAGAGTAGCACCTGTAGAAAGCAAATATACACCAAAGAAGATCACTACTTTTGCGAAAAAGTATCCTTTCACACTGGATGAGTTTCAGAAACGGTCAATAGAGTCACTGGAAAGAGACGAGTCAGTACTCGTTTGTGCTCACACATCAGCTGGGAAAACAGTAGTCGCTGAATATGCCATAGCCATGGGCTTAAGAGATGGGCACAGAATAATATACACTTCACCTATCAAGGCTCTGAGTAACCAGAAGTACAGAAACCTGTCAGATGAGTTTGTAGACGTGGGACTAATGACTGGCGATGTGACTTTAAACCCCAACGCCTCAGTGATGGTAATGACTACTGAGATCCTCAGGAGTATGTTATACAGAGGCAGTGAAATAGTCCAAGAGATGAAGTGTGTAATATTTGACGAGGTCCACTACATGCGTGATTTGGAACGCGGAGTAGTCTGGGAGGAAACTATTATCCTAATACCTAACAAGGTAAATCTAGTATTCCTATCCGCTACAATCCCAAATTACCTTGAATTCTCAGAGTGGATTACCAGAATTAAGAGAATTCCCTGTAACGTCATTAGTACTGATTACAGACCTGTACCACTAAACCATTACTTATACATGTCAGGAGCTGAAGGGATTTATCTGATTTTAGAtgagaataataattttaaatccaCTAACTACAACAAGTGTTTGAGTGGTGGATCACAGAGTAATTCAAGGGATAAGGAAACGAGTTCCCGAGACAAGCGTAGAATTACAAGTACATTTAAGGATATTGAAAACATTGTTAAACTCTGTTTTGACAAGAATTTAACCCCGTGTATCATATTTTCATTTAGTAAATCTGACTGTGAGACCTCCGCCACAGCTGTCAGACATCTTGACATGACGTCAGACGAAGAAAAGAAACTGATTGACGagatatataaaaatgcCATGGCTACTCTAAGTGAACAGGATCGGCTTTTACCACAAAATCTCTTCATGTTACCGTTACTTAAGAAAGGCATAGGAATTCACCATGGTGGGCTATTGCCGATAATTAAGGAAATTATCGAAATCTTATTCCAGGAATCTCTGTTGAAGGTGTTGTTTAGTACTGAGACGTTTAGTATGGGACTTAACATGCCTGCGAAAACTGTCGTTTTCACCAAGATGAAGAAGTGGGACGGTAGAGAAGTTAGGTACATCTCATCCGGAGAATACATACAAATGGCCGGTAGAGCCGGTAGACGCGGTCTCGATACCATCGGCGTCGTCATCATAATGCTAGATAAATCTGACG TCCTGATAGATGAGGAGGTGAAGAAGATATTTTTGGGGAAGCCGTTGAATTTGGATTCGACGTTTCATTTGGGTTATAACatgttattaaatttaatgagGATCGAGGACACGACGCCTGAATACTTAATTGAGAGGTCATTTATGCAATTCCAAGTCAAGAATAAGTCAGTGGAAATCTCCTCCAAATTGAAGGAATCTAAGATAAAGTTGGAGACTTTGAGGAGCGAATTTGACTCCGGGTTATTTCTGCACATGTCATCACTTGAAGATAACAAGGAAAAGCTGGAAAAACTCACGGAAAAATCAAGCGACATTGTGATGAGTGATACGAaatctttaaattatttaaattacgGAAGATTAGtttatgttaaaaatgatcAAATTTGGGGCTGGGCCATCTGCATCTCACCcccaaaattaaaattaaacaaccccaaa AACTTGAAGAGATATTACTTTGATTGTTTATATCAAGAGAGGATGAAAGGAGATGTAGTGTACCCATCAACAGAGCGTACTTGGGGAAGATTTGAGGTTAAAGCTCTTCCAATAGATACGATAAAGAAGATGTCTCAGGTCCGGATAACAATTCACGAGAAAGTGGATACAGAGTCACAGAACTTCCAAAACTCAATGATTAACAAGTTTGAACAATTAAGTAAACATATCCAAACACTCGGACAATTCCCACTACTACACCCCGTAGAACACATGAAAATTAACAACCCAGATCTTACCACACTTTTATC AGAAATGGATAGACTGATGAATGAGATAAATGCGTCACCATTACCTTTGAGAGAAGACTACAAGGATTTATCTAGcag ATTTTCCGAGTATTCACGTGTTAGAAAGGAGACTGAGGAGTTGGAAACGCAGTTAAAGGAGTGCACTCAGATAATAATGAAGGATGAGTTAAGGCATATGAAATCAGTTTTGAGGAAATTGGAGTATGTGGACCAATTTGGCACCGTAACAATCAAGGGCAGAATAGCATGTGAAATCAATGCCACGGACGAGTTACTGGTGTCAGAATTGTTCTTGAGAAACTTCTTTGAGAACATGGAGCCAGAACACATTTGTGCCTCACTAAGTTGTCTAGTCAACGATGATAGAAAGGAGGGAAAACCACCCACAGAACTTAAACTCATTGAGGCATACAATAAGATCAGG gAAATCGCAACTGAGATAGTTGATGTGATGATAGATTGCGGAATCGTGGTGGATGAGGCCGAGTATGTAAACAGGCTAAGACCGACACTAATGTCAGTAGTGTACAGATGGGCCAAAGGTGATCCTTTCATAGAAATCCTAGCAGACTCCTCAGTATTCGAAGGATCAGTCATCAGATGCATTAG GAGATTGGATGAGTTATTGAGGCAGTTGGCGTGTGCTTCGAGGAATATTGGAAATATGACCATGGAGCAGATTTTCTTAACTTGtatttcaaaattaaaaaaaggAATCGCATTTACATCCTCATTATACCTATGA